In Apium graveolens cultivar Ventura chromosome 10, ASM990537v1, whole genome shotgun sequence, the following are encoded in one genomic region:
- the LOC141692266 gene encoding pentatricopeptide repeat-containing protein At2g15690, mitochondrial-like yields the protein MAILKGTTQSSIFTLSSFINKVRLSSNCSNNLVSRFPMFAKTLASIAAPNNDFVPINGSNSSGSQFNGEINGRNNQNYNQNYNQNYSGFSRNGGDRGSEGLYRNPNEGQFGGNWNQGVNQWGPQKGDNSRGYVEGTNDGRQQSQGFTQRIPQQQHGVQQQGYGQNVAQQQGYSQNVPQQQGYQQNIPRPQQQGYPPHVPHPQQQGYLQHGENVRGYPQGVQQQPQHGYPQGIQHEPQRGAFPQGVQQLAQQGYPHHDQRQQQQGYPQRGPQQQQQGYVERGQQRVNLNEMNRGLQGQSQGQNVSNQYPVMPPKNEGDLISLCKEKKVKEVIELLEEGVRADGTCFSLLFELCGNSKKLEDAKKVHDYFLRSTFRTDVDLIQKVIEMYTKCGSMVDARRVFDHMPERSKDTWHLIIRAYAVNGLGDEGLALYEEMRKLGFRPDEQTFLAVLAACAGAEAVEEAFIHFDELKVVYGISPGIEHYLGLIQVLGYSGHVTEALEYIIEKLPFEPTAEIWEALMHYARMHGDIDLEDRAEEFLISIDPSKVNPKKIPTPPPKKQSAISMLEGKNRLAEIRNPTLYKDDEKLRAAMKEQRYVPDTRYVLHDIDQEAKEQALLYHSERLAIAYGLISTPARTPLRIIKNLRVCGDCHNAIKIMSRIVGRELIVRDNKRFHHFKDGSCSCNDYW from the coding sequence ATGGCGATTCTCAAAGGAACAACACAATCATCGATTTTCACACTCTCCTCATTCATCAACAAGGTACGTCTCTCTTCTAATTGCTCTAATAATCTCGTTTCACGCTTCCCAATGTTCGCTAAAACCCTAGCTTCAATCGCCGCCCCTAACAATGATTTTGTGCCGATTAATGGTAGTAATAGTAGTGGTAGTCAGTTTAATGGGGAGATTAATGGGCGGAATAATCAGAATTATAATCAGAATTATAATCAGAATTATTCAGGTTTTTCGAGAAATGGAGGGGATAGAGGGAGTGAGGGTTTGTATCGAAACCCGAATGAAGGGCAGTTTGGGGGGAATTGGAATCAGGGGGTTAATCAGTGGGGCCCACAGAAAGGGGATAACAGTAGGGGTTATGTTGAGGGGACTAATGATGGTAGACAACAGAGTCAGGGTTTTACGCAACGTATTCCTCAGCAGCAGCACGGTGTGCAGCAGCAGGGTTATGGGCAAAATGTTGCCCAGCAGCAAGGTTATTCGCAGAATGTTCCTCAACAACAGGGTTATCAGCAGAATATTCCTCGGCCGCAGCAGCAAGGTTATCCGCCGCACGTTCCTCACCCGCAGCAACAGGGTTATCTGCAACATGGTGAGAATGTACGTGGTTATCCTCAGGGAGTTCAGCAGCAGCCGCAACATGGTTATCCTCAGGGAATTCAGCATGAGCCACAACGAGGTGCTTTTCCACAGGGTGTCCAGCAGCTGGCACAGCAAGGTTATCCGCATCATGATCAGCGACAACAGCAACAGGGTTATCCACAACGTGGTCCACAGCAGCAACAGCAGGGTTATGTGGAGCGTGGTCAGCAGCGTGTTAATCTTAATGAAATGAACCGAGGATTGCAGGGGCAGAGCCAAGGGCAAAATGTGAGTAATCAGTATCCTGTTATGCCGCCTAAGAATGAGGGTGATTTGATTTCTTTGTgcaaggagaagaaagttaaggAAGTTATTGAATTGTTGGAGGAGGGGGTGCGTGCTGATGGTACGTGTTTCAGTTTACTTTTTGAGTTATGTGGGAATTCAAAGAAACTTGAGGATGCTAAGAAAGTTCATGATTATTTTTTAAGATCAACGTTTAGGACTGATGTGGATTTGATTCAGAAAGTGATTGAGATGTACACTAAGTGTGGGAGCATGGTTGATGCGCGGAGAGTTTTTGATCATATGCCAGAAAGGAGTAAGGATACATGGCACTTGATAATACGTGCGTATGCAGTCAATGGGTTGGGGGACGAAGGATTAGCGTTGTATGAGGAGATGAGAAAGTTAGGATTCAGACCCGATGAACAAACTTTTCTTGCTGTGTTAGCAGCGTGTGCAGGTGCCGAAGCTGTGGAAGAAGCTTTCATACATTTTGATGAATTGAAGGTAGTTTATGGAATTTCTCCGGGAATAGAGCACTATTTGGGTCTTATTCAGGTTCTTGGATACTCTGGCCATGTTACTGAGGCTCTGGAATATATCATCGAAAAATTGCCCTTTGAACCTACTGCTGAAATATGGGAGGCTTTGATGCATTACGCTAGAATGCACGGAGATATTGATCTTGAAGACCGTGCTGAGGAGTTCTTGATTAGTATTGATCCATCAAAGGTTAATCCAAAGAAGATCCCTACGCCACCACCTAAGAAGCAATCTGCAATAAGCATGCTGGAGGGTAAGAATAGACTTGCTGAGATAAGGAATCCAACCCTTTATAAGGATGATGAGAAGTTGAGGGCTGCAATGAAAGAGCAACGTTATGTACCGGACACTCGATATGTTCTGCATGACATCGACCAGGAAGCCAAAGAACAGGCCTTACTTTATCACAGTGAACGACTGGCAATCGCATATGGTCTGATTAGTACCCCAGCAAGGACACCCCTAAGGATTATCAAGAATCTCCGTGTGTGTGGTGACTGCCACAATGCGATTAAGATCATGTCCAGGATTGTTGGCAGAGAGTTAATTGTTCGAGACAATAAACGTTTTCACCATTTTAAAGATGGCAGCTGTTCTTGTAATGATTACTGGTGA
- the LOC141689756 gene encoding uncharacterized protein LOC141689756, whose protein sequence is MAPVNMIEQAHQMYREGKYEEALVFYTDALCLAKSKPQKIALHSNRAACFLKLHRFNKAADECTSVLELDYNHTGALMLRAQTLVTLKEYHAALFDVSRLIDLKPESDVYQNLQARLKTQMSLAPIPEAETELEEDEDTEEEQEWEEDEVAEEEDIEQQQEEDLEQRQEEKDKEDDRLGGQLEANAVVGRIQSKENGSTVTGKTALQSLNHCQKVEKDTLQSQSLQESSQQNSAGWQTIPKPKGHSNLDYSRWDRVEDDSSDEDDDDDEESQPQYRFRVRTVGVRQVK, encoded by the exons ATGGCACCTGTGAATATGATAGAGCAAGCTCATCAGATGTACAGAGAAGGCAAATATGAAGAAGCCCTTGTGTTTTATACTGATGCTCTCTGTTTGGCCAAGTCTAAACCTCAAAAGATTGCTCTTCATAGTAATAGGGCTGCTTGTTTTCTCAAACTCCATCGTTTTAATAAG GCCGCAGATGAATGTACTTCAGTGCTTGAACTTGATTACAATCACACTGGAGCCTTGATGTTACGTGCTCAAACTCTAGTCACTCTCAAGGAGTACCATGCAGCACTTTTTGATGTCAGTAGGCTTATTGATTTAAAGCCAGAATCAGATGTGTATCAAAACCTTCAAGCTCGTTTAAAGACACAAATG TCTCTTGCACCAATACCCGAAGCTGAGACAGAGCTAGAAGAGGATGAAGACACCGAAGAAGAACAAGAATGGGAAGAAGATGAAGTAGCAGAAGAAGAAGAtatagaacaacaacaagaagaAGATCTAGAACAACGACAagaagaaaaagataaagaagaTGATCGTCTGGGTGGACAATTAGAAGCAAATGCTGTAGTAGGAAGAATTCAAAGTAAAGAAAATGGATCTACAGTGACCGGAAAAACTGCCCTCCAATCTCTTAATCACTGTCAGAAGGTCGAGAAAGATACACTTCAAAGTCAAAGCCTTCAGGAATCATCTCAACAAAATTCCGCAGGATGGCAAACAATACCGAAGCCAAAAGGACATTCGAATCTTGATTACTCGCGCTGGGATAGAGTTGAAGATGACTCAAGTGATGAGGATGATGACGATGACGAAGAGTCTCAGCCTCAGTATCGGTTTCGGGTGAGAACTGTTGGCGTGAGACAAGTTAAGTGA
- the LOC141693909 gene encoding uncharacterized protein LOC141693909 has protein sequence MEDWEDEPAPLVLKKELVKSLWDDEDVDENDIKESWEDEDEPTPVPVSDPPAEKLPKKTVAKANDKKGKTAEVVKEEPLDPVAEKLRQQRLVEEADYKNTAELFGKKGGDGKSLDIFIPKSESDFLEYAELISHKLRPYEKSFHYIGLLKSVIRMSMTSLKASDAKEVASSVTAIANEKLKAEKEANAGKKKTGAKKKQLIVDKPDDDAIVSNLESSYDDFDFM, from the exons ATGGAAGACTGGG AGGATGAGCCTGCTCCTCTGGTCCTGAAAAAGGAATTAGTTAAGAGTCTATGGGATGATGAAGACGTTGATGAGAATGATATCAAGGAATCTTGGGAGGATGAAGATGAGCCTACTCCG GTGCCTGTGTCTGATCCACCGGCTGAAAAGCTCCCGAAGAAGACTGTAGCAAAAGCTAATGACAAAAAAGGGAAAACTGCTGAAGTAGTTAAGGAGGAACCACTAGACCCTGTAGCAGAAAAACTTCGACAGCAAAG GCTTGTTGAAGAAGCGGACTATAAAAACACCGCTGAATTATTTGGTAAGAAAGGTGGTGATGGCAAGTCTCTTGATATTTTCATTCCTAAATCAGAAAGCGATTTCTTAGAATATGCAGAGCTCATTTCACATAAACTTCGTCCATATGAG AAAAGTTTCCATTATATTGGATTGCTCAAATCCGTGATCAGAATGTCAATGACATCTCTGAAAGCATCTGATGCAAAAGAAGTTGCGTCTTCTGTCACCGCAATTGCAAATGAAAAGCTAAAAGCAGAGAAAGAAGCTAATGCTGGTAAAAAGAAGACAG GTGCAAAAAAGAAACAACTAATTGTGGATAAACCTGACGATGATGCCATTGTCAGCAACTTAGAATCATCATACGACGATTTTGATTTCATGTAA
- the LOC141688835 gene encoding putative BOI-related E3 ubiquitin-protein ligase 3 — MAVEARHFNPFHPQFVHNNRKLMNGIDEHINMYGGLVPPLSRTPTETFLPVYGTFATDSFPTKPQQLQTDSDLMNTPPISRKRNRGDSVHQYQQFSNHLNNFSFLGEDVSFLVQYQQFEIDNFISQHTEKIRSEIEEHRKPNSRRIIAAVEDVIVKKLKSKQEELDRTVKLNAALQEKVKSLCLENQFWREVAQSTEAKANALRTNLQQVLRYREKVADVSEDAESCCDSNAEDDGEEEKGNERMCRSCGKEGSCVLLLPCRHLCVCSVCESSVSDCPVCRCPKNASLVVKMF; from the exons ATGGCGGTTGAAGCTAGGCATTTCAATCCCTTCCATCCTCAGTTTGTTCACAATAACAG AAAACTGATGAATGGGATTGATGAACATATAAACATGTACGGAGGATTAGTCCCTCCTCTATCCCGAACTCCGACGGAAACGTTTCTTCCGGTGTACGGTACCTTCGCGACCGATTCATTTCCGACCAAACCACAGCAACTTCAGACCGACAGTGATCTCATGAACACTCCTCCGATTTCGAGAAAACGAAACAGAGGAGATTCAGTTCATCAGTATCAACAATTTTCGAATCATTTAAACAACTTCTCATTTCTCGGAGAAGATGTCTCGTTTCTTGTCCAATACCAGCAATTCGAGATCGACAATTTCATTTCTCAACAC ACGGAGAAGATCAGATCAGAAATCGAAGAACACCGAAAACCTAACTCTCGAAGAATCATTGCAGCAGTGGAAGACGTGATAGTCAAGAAACTGAAATCGAAACAAGAAGAACTTGACAGAACAGTGAAGCTAAACGCAGCATTACAAGAAAAAGTAAAATCTCTATGCCTAGAAAATCAATTCTGGAGAGAAGTAGCTCAATCAACTGAAGCAAAAGCCAATGCACTCAGAACTAATCTCCAACAAGTGTTGCGGTACCGCGAAAAAGTAGCGGATGTGAGTGAAGATGCAGAGTCTTGTTGTGACAGCAATGCAGAAGACGACGGAGAAGAAGAGAAAGGTAATGAGAGAATGTGTAGGAGCTGCGGCAAGGAGGGATCGTGTGTTTTGCTGTTACCCTGCCGGCATCTGTGTGTTTGTAGTGTGTGTGAGTCGTCTGTTAGTGATTGTCCGGTTTGCAGATGCCCTAAAAATGCTAGTTTAGTTGTTAAGATGTTTTGA
- the LOC141689757 gene encoding DNA polymerase zeta processivity subunit, producing MYKRKNQTTPQGETARILVEFMEVAITSIVFLKGVYSPGAFERRRYMNVVAHKARHPQLRDYIHHSLTALLPSIEKGLVERVAVVFFNKENIQVEKFVFKLTVNQSYDSEVEQTDLEFSLKSFLTKLSVSESLTKVLPRDCRWQIMSYFHSLPQFTESTGAEFWIPTDIQQWQQPPLITPIKSMSSEPLGVQLYLEHPSLSGLQP from the exons ATGTATAAAAGGAAGAATCAAACTACTCCTCAAG GCGAAACGGCTCGAATACTGGTAGAATTCATGGAGGTTGCTATTACTTCAATTGTGTTTCTCAAAGGCGTTTATTCTCCCG GTGCGTTTGAGAGGAGGCGTTATATGAACGTTGTGGCTCATAAGGCTCGACATCCTCAGCTTAGGGATTATATTCATCATTCTCTTACTGCCTTACTTCCTTCCATTGAAAAG GGACTGGTAGAGAGGGTTGCAGTTGTTTTCTTCAACAAAGAGAACATCCAGGTGGAAAAATTTGTTTTCAAGCTTACTGTTAATCAGTCCTATGACTCGGAGGTGGAGCAGACCGACCTGGAGTTCTCTTTGAAGTCATTTTTGACCAAGCTTTCAGTGTCAGAATCTCTAACTAAAGTTCTGCCCAGGG ACTGTAGGTGGCAGATAATGTCATATTTTCACTCCCTCCCACAGTTTACTGAGAGTACTGGTGCAGAGTTTTGGATTCCAACAGATATACAACAGTGGCAGCAACCTCCACTGATAACTCCCATAAAGTCCATGAGTAGTGAGCCTCTAGGTGTGCAATTATATTTGGAACATCCAAGCCTATCAGGGTTGCAGCCTTAA